One part of the Musa acuminata AAA Group cultivar baxijiao chromosome BXJ1-5, Cavendish_Baxijiao_AAA, whole genome shotgun sequence genome encodes these proteins:
- the LOC103974686 gene encoding proline-rich protein 4-like, whose protein sequence is MGTPPHLRSLLLAVLLMIGSTSAATQTETLVTVVGATECLDCAQNSIKTEDAVKGLRVAIKCKVRNEKYETKAAAELDSNGDFNVKLPSELLQDNGELKHECFAQIHSKSDAPCPDMNGLNPSKLVLKSKEGGKHTFVAASGKLSFSSVTCASATQALLLWHKKFHKHHLPTYKSPSPVHKLPPKPYYHPHPHPVYKPLTHKSPSPVYKPPAPENKPPSGGHYKPPTHGYKPPSGGYYNPPASPVYKPSPVPYHEHPAIPIPKHHEEQKA, encoded by the exons ATGGGGACTCCACCGCATCTAAGAAGCCTTTTGCTTGCAGTATTGTTGATGATCGGATCTACAAGCGCTGCAACGCAGACCGAAACGTTGGTCACCGTCGTCGGTGCTACCGAATGCTTGGACTGTGCGCAGAACAGTATCAAGACGGAGGATGCAGTCAAAG GGCTGCGTGTAGCTATCAAGTGCAAGGTGCGCAACGAAAAATACGAGACCAAAGCCGCAGCTGAGCTCGACAGCAACGGAGACTTCAACGTCAAGCTCCCGAGTGAGCTTCTCCAGGACAACGGCGAGCTGAAACACGAATGCTTCGCGCAGATCCACAGCAAGTCCGACGCACCTTGCCCCGACATGAACGGGCTGAACCCATCGAAACTTGTTCTCAAGTCCAAGGAGGGAGGAAAGCACACGTTCGTGGCAGCATCCGGGAAGCTATCTTTCTCGTCGGTCACCTGCGCATCGGCCACCCAAGCCTTACTTCTGTGGCACAAGAAATTTCACAAGCATCACCTGCCAACTTACAAATCTCCATCTCCAGTCCACAAATTGCCACCCAAGCCTTACTACCATCCCCACCCACACCCAGTTTACAAGCCGCTAACTCACAAATCTCCATCTCCAGTCTACAAGCCACCGGCGCCGGAGAACAAGCCACCATCAGGGGGACACTACAAACCGCCCACGCACGGGTACAAGCCGCCGTCAGGAGGATACTATAACCCACCCGCTTCACCGGTCTACAAGCCGTCGCCGGTGCCATACCACGAGCATCCAGCGATTCCTATCCCTAAGCACCATGAAGAACAGAAGGCGTAG